A genomic stretch from Coffea arabica cultivar ET-39 chromosome 10c, Coffea Arabica ET-39 HiFi, whole genome shotgun sequence includes:
- the LOC113712858 gene encoding cytochrome P450 81Q32, giving the protein METLYLYLPLFLALYIFTKHFLNKIRNLPPSPILNLPVLGHLLLIKKPLHRGLAKISDRHGPVLLLEFGSRPVLLVSSASAAEECLNKHDIVFANRPRLLAGKHLGYNYTSMAWTSYGDHWRNLRRIASLEILSSHRLQTLHGIRVDEVKLMLKRLFSASENKKSVDMRALFFELMLNVMMRMIAGKRYYGENVGEVEEARRFREIVEETMIIGGASNMGDFWPVLRWLKVGKKEKALRVLQENRDQFVQELIKGFRSAKDAENGGGDAEETGEKKKTLIEVLLTLQQKEPEYYKDEIIRSLMLVLLAAGTDTSVGTMEWALSLMLNNPSTLEKAKAEIDRIIGKERLLDESDVANLPYLRCIISETLRMFPAGPIMLPHESSEECVVGGYRVPGGTMLIVNLWAIQNDSKNWEDPRKFKPERFEGLEGTRDGYKLMPFGSGRRGCPGEGLAMRMVGFALGSIIQCFDWSRISEEMVDLAEGPGLTLPKAQHLVANCRARPGIMSLLSQI; this is encoded by the exons ATGGAAACCTTGTATCTCTACCTTCCACTTTTCCTAGCATTATACATCTTCACCAAGCACTTCCTCAACAAAATCCGAAACCTTCCACCTAGTCCCATCCTTAATCTCCCCGTCCTCGGCCACCTCCTCCTCATCAAGAAGCCTCTTCACCGAGGCCTAGCCAAGATTTCCGACCGTCATGGCCCGGTCCTCCTCCTGGAATTCGGCTCACGCCCAGTCCTCCTTGTCTCCTCCGCTTCTGCAGCCGAAGAATGCCTCAACAAGCACGACATCGTTTTCGCCAACCGCCCGCGTCTGCTGGCTGGAAAACATCTGGGATACAATTATACCTCAATGGCATGGACGTCCTACGGGGATCACTGGAGAAATCTACGGCGGATAGCTTCACTGGAGATCTTGTCTTCCCACAGGCTTCAAACGCTTCACGGGATACGTGTTGATGAAGTAAAATTGATGCTGAAAAGGCTGTTTTCAGCttcagaaaacaagaaaagcgtGGATATGAGGGCCCTTTTCTTTGAGCTGATGTTGAACGTGATGATGAGGATGATTGCTGGGAAGAGGTATTATGGGGAGAATGTTGGGGAAGTTGAGGAGGCTAGGAGGTTTAGGGAGATTGTAGAGGAGACGATGATAATTGGTGGAGCTTCGAATATGGGAGATTTCTGGCCGGTTTTGAGGTGGTTAAAAGTGGGAAAGAAGGAGAAGGCCTTGAGGGTTTTGCAGGAGAATAGGGATCAATTCGTGCAGGAGTTGATCAAGGGGTTTAGGAGTGCAAAAGATGCAGAAAATGGTGGCGGCGATGCAGAGGAAAcaggggaaaagaagaaaacgtTGATTGAAGTTTTGTTGACCCTGCAACAGAAGGAGCCTGAGTATTACAAGGATGAAATCATTAGAAGCCTTATGCTG GTTTTACTAGCAGCAGGTACCGATACATCAGTGGGAACAATGGAGTGGGCATTGTCACTAATGCTAAACAATCCATCAACTTTGGAGAAGGCAAAAGCAGAAATTGACAGAATCATAGGAAAAGAACGTTTATTAGATGAATCAGATGTGGCTAATCTACCCTATCTCCGGTGCATAATTAGTGAAACATTGAGGATGTTTCCAGCAGGGCCTATAATGCTACCCCACGAATCCTCCGAGGAATGTGTGGTTGGGGGTTACCGTGTGCCTGGGGGGACAATGTTGATTGTCAATTTGTGGGCTATCCAAAATGATTCCAAGAATTGGGAGGATCCAAGAAAATTCAAGCCTGAAAGATTTGAAGGGCTTGAAGGGACCAGAGATGGCTACAAATTAATGCCATTTGGTTCTGGTAGAAGAGGTTGTCCTGGGGAGGGATTGGCCATGCGCATGGTTGGATTTGCTTTGGGATCAATTATTCAGTGCTTTGATTGGAGCAGAATCAGTGAGGAGATGGTAGATTTGGCTGAGGGGCCTGGACTGACTCTGCCTAAGGCTCAACACTTAGTCGCCAATTGTCGAGCACGACCTGGAATCATGAGCCTTCTTTCTCAAATTTAG
- the LOC113712862 gene encoding cytochrome P450 81D11-like codes for MVDMKSAFFELTLNIMIRMIAGKRYSGDGSGKIGGVASFQEMVKESVKVSGSTNAADFVPLLRWIGQNKLESHLKTLQMKREKFLQDLIEKHGSITSHRENKTLIDVLLSHPETEPEYHTDQIIRGLVQLIMLSAGSDATSGTMEWALSVLRNNPEALKKAQEEIDFQIGQSRLITDSDLGQLPYLQAIINETFRMYPVSPFISLHESSEECTVEGFGIPRGTLLLVNLWAINYDPEIWEEPTKFKPERFMNLEDQR; via the exons ATGGTCGATATGAAATCAGCCTTCTTCGAACTCACACTGAACATTATGATTAGGATGATTGCTGGAAAACGGTATTCTGGTGATGGCTCAGGAAAAATAGGGGGAGTCGCGAGCTTTCAAGAGATGGTTAAAGAGAGTGTTAAAGTCAGCGGATCAACAAATGCTGCAGATTTTGTTCCGCTACTGAGGTGGATAGGGCAAAATAAGCTTGAAAGTCATCTGAAAACGTTGCAGATGAAGAGGGAAAAGTTCCTACAAGATTTGATTGAAAAGCACGGAAGCATCACCAGTCATCGTGAGAACAAGACACTGATTGATGTTCTCTTATCTCACCCAGAGACAGAACCAGAGTACCATACGGATCAAATCATCAGAGGCTTGGTTCAG CTGATAATGTTATCGGCGGGAAGTGACGCAACATCTGGAACTATGGAATGGGCACTGTCAGTTCTGCGGAACAACCCAGAGGCTTTAAAGAAAGCACAAGAAGAAATAGACTTTCAAATAGGCCAATCAAGGCTGATAACTGACTCCGACCTTGGCCAGCTTCCTTACCTTCAAGCAATAATAAACGAAACCTTTCGTATGTATCCTGTGTCCCCTTTTATCTCCCTGCATGAATCATCCGAAGAATGTACAGTTGAAGGCTTTGGTATCCCTCGTGGGACATTGCTCCTAGTGAACCTTTGGGCTATTAATTATGATCCTGAAATATGGGAAGAACCCACAAAATTCAAACCTGAAAGGTTCATGAACTTGGAAGATCAGAGATAG
- the LOC113712860 gene encoding cytochrome P450 81Q32 translates to MDASYCYLLLFPFLYLLTNQIIKKFRNLPPSPPLSLPIIGHLHLIQKPLHRGLAKISDKYGPIQFLHFGSRPVLLVSSPSAAEECFTKNDIIFANRPRFLAGKHLGYNYTTLGWVSYGQHWRNLRRIATVEILSATRIQAYTSIRVNEVHSLIKYLLMASKASDSSTVEMKSAFFGLTLNIMMRMIAGKRYYGDDAQNKEEAARFKEIVKETFQLSGATNIADYIPLLKFFGQQKLESKLKTLQAKRDQFLQDLIEEHRRTVRSSDSEKGNKTMIDVLLSLQQTESEYYTDEIVKGMIVQMLSAGTDTSSGTMEWALSLLLNNPQVLKKAQQEIDAYAGQSRLINDSDLGQLPYLHAIISETLRICPVAPILVPHVSSQECCVGGYNIPGGTLLLVNLWAMQNDPKVWEEPTKFRPERFISLEGQRDGFVFMPFGFGRRGCPGENLAMSVVGLTLGLLIQCFEWERVGEELVDMTEGAGLTMPRAKELMAKCKPRQEMVKLLSQS, encoded by the exons ATGGATGCTTCATACTGCTACCTCCTGCTTTTTCCCTTCCTGTATTTACTTACCAATCAAATCATCAAAAAGTTCCGGAATCTCCCACCAAGTCCACCTCTTTCCTTACCCATAATTGGCCATCTTCATCTCATCCAGAAACCACTCCACCGAGGACTAGCTAAGATCTCCGATAAATATGGTCCAATACAGTTTCTTCATTTTGGTTCTCGGCCTGTCCTGCTTGTATCTTCACCCTCAGCTGCAGAAGAATGCTTCACCAAGAATGACATAATCTTCGCTAATCGGCCAAGATTTCTCGCCGGAAAACACCTTGGCTACAACTATACAACTCTGGGATGGGTCTCATATGGCCAACACTGGCGCAACTTGAGAAGAATAGCTACTGTGGAGATCTTATCTGCTACCCGAATTCAAGCTTACACGAGCATCCGTGTTAACGAGGTCCATTCATTGATCAAGTACCTTCTAATGGCCTCTAAAGCTAGTGACTCTAGCACGGTTGAGATGAAATCGGCCTTCTTTGGGCTGACACTTAACATCATGATGAGGATGATTGCAGGAAAGCGATACTACGGCGATGATGCCCAGAACAAGGAGGAAGCCGCAAGGTTCAAAGAGATAGTTAAAGAGACTTTTCAACTCAGTGGGGCGACAAACATAGCAGATTATATTCCATTATTGAAGTTTTTTGGGCAACAGAAGCTTGAAAGCAAGCTGAAGACTTTGCAGGCGAAGAGGGATCAATTCTTGCAAGATTTGATTGAAGAACACAGAAGAACCGTGAGGAGTTCCGACAGTGAGAAGGGCAACAAAACAATGATAGACGTTCTCTTGTCCCTCCAACAGACCGAGTCCGAATACTACACAGATGAGATCGTCAAAGGTATGATTGTG CAAATGTTATCAGCGGGAACCGACACATCATCCGGAACAATGGAATGGGCACTCTCCCTGCTGCTCAACAATCCACAAGTTCTAAAGAAAGCCCAGCAAGAAATTGACGCGTACGCTGGCCAATCAAGGCTTATCAATGACTCGGACTTGGGTCAGCTGCCTTATCTTCATGCAATTATTAGTGAAACACTTCGCATTTGCCCGGTGGCCCCTATTCTGGTGCCTCATGTGTCATCCCAAGAGTGTTGTGTTGGAGGCTACAATATCCCCGGTGGCACGTTGCTGTTAGTGAACTTATGGGCAATGCAAAATGATCCCAAGGTTTGGGAAGAACCCACAAAATTTAGGCCTGAGAGGTTTATAAGTTTGGAAGGGCAAAGAGATGGATTTGTGTTCATGCCATTTGGGTTTGGCCGAAGGGGATGTCCTGGCGAAAATTTGGCCATGAGCGTTGTGGGGTTGACATTGGGGTTGCTTATTCAATGTTTTGAGTGGGAAAGAGTTGGGGAAGAGTTGGTGGATATGACTGAAGGGGCAGGGCTTACCATGCCAAGGGCTAAAGAATTGATGGCCAAGTGTAAACCACGGCAAGAAATGGTCAAACTTCTTTCTCAATCGTGA
- the LOC113712859 gene encoding cytochrome P450 81Q32-like has translation MEALCLYLPLFLALYIFTKHFLNKIRNLPPSPILNLPVLGHLLLIKKPLHRGLAKISNRHGPVLLLEFGSRPVLLVSSPSAAEECLNKHDIVFANRPRLLAGKHLGYNYTSMAWTSYGDHWRNLRRIASLEILSSHRLQTLHGIRVDEVKLMLKRLLSASENKKSVDMKALFFELMLNVMMRMIAGKRYYGENVGEVEEAKRFREIVEETMRIGGASNMGDFLPVLRWLKVGKTEKALRVLQENRDQFMQELIKGFRSAKDAENGGGDAGETGEKKKTLIEVLLTLQQKEPEYYKDEIIRSLMLVLLAAGTDTSVGTMEWALSLMLNNPSTLEKAQAEIDRIIGKERLLDESDVANLSYLRCIISETLRMFPAGPLLIPHESSEECVVGGYRVPGGTMLMVNLWAIQNDSKNWEDPRKFKPERFEGLEGTRDGYKLMPFGSGRRGCPGEGLAMRMVGFALGSIIQCFDWSRISEEMVDLAEGPGLTMPKAQPLVANCQARPGMISLLSQI, from the exons ATGGAAGCCTTGTGTCTCTACCTTCCACTTTTCCTAGCATTATACATCTTCACCAAGCACTTCCTCAACAAAATCCGAAACCTTCCACCTAGTCCCATCCTTAATCTCCCCGTCCTCGGCCACCTCCTCCTCATCAAGAAGCCTCTTCACCGAGGCCTAGCCAAGATTTCCAACCGTCATGGCCCGGTCCTCCTCCTGGAATTCGGCTCACGCCCAGTCCTCCTTGTCTCCTCCCCTTCCGCAGCCGAAGAATGCCTCAACAAGCACGACATCGTTTTCGCCAACCGCCCGCGTCTGCTGGCTGGAAAACATCTGGGATACAATTATACCTCAATGGCATGGACGTCCTACGGGGATCACTGGAGAAATCTACGGCGGATAGCTTCACTGGAGATCTTGTCTTCCCACAGGCTTCAAACGCTTCACGGGATACGTGTTGATGAAGTAAAATTGATGCTGAAAAGGCTGCTTTCAGCttcagaaaacaagaaaagcgtGGATATGAAGGCCCTTTTCTTTGAGCTGATGTTGAACGTGATGATGAGGATGATTGCTGGGAAGAGGTACTATGGGGAGAATGTTGGGGAAGTTGAGGAGGCTAAGAGGTTCAGGGAGATTGTAGAGGAGACGATGAGAATTGGTGGAGCTTCGAATATGGGAGATTTCTTGCCGGTTTTGAGGTGGTTAAAAGTGGGAAAGACGGAGAAGGCCTTGAGGGTTTTGCAGGAGAATAGGGATCAATTCATGCAGGAGTTGATCAAGGGATTTAGGAGTGCAAAAGATGCAGAAAATGGTGGCGGCGATGCAGGGGAAAcaggggaaaagaagaaaacgtTGATTGAAGTTTTGTTGACCCTACAACAGAAGGAACCTGAGTATTACAAGGATGAAATCATTAGAAGCCTAATGCTG GTTTTACTAGCAGCAGGTACCGATACATCAGTGGGAACTATGGAGTGGGCATTGTCACTAATGCTGAACAATCCATCAACTTTGGAGAAGGCACAAGCAGAAATTGACAGAATCATAGGAAAAGAACGTTTATTAGATGAATCAGATGTGGCTAATCTATCCTATCTCCGGTGCATAATTAGTGAAACATTGAGGATGTTTCCAGCAGGGCCTTTATTAATTCCCCACGAATCCTCCGAGGAATGTGTGGTTGGGGGTTACCGTGTCCCTGGGGGGACAATGTTGATGGTCAATTTGTGGGCTATCCAAAATGATTCCAAGAATTGGGAGGATCCAAGAAAATTCAAGCCTGAAAGATTTGAAGGGCTTGAAGGGACTAGAGATGGCTACAAATTAATGCCTTTTGGTTCTGGTAGAAGAGGTTGTCCTGGGGAGGGATTGGCCATGCGCATGGTTGGATTTGCTTTGGGATCAATTATTCAGTGCTTTGATTGGAGCAGAATCAGCGAGGAGATGGTAGATTTAGCTGAGGGGCCTGGACTGACTATGCCTAAAGCTCAACCCTTAGTCGCCAACTGTCAAGCACGACCTGGAATGATCAGTCTTCTTTCTCAAATTTAG
- the LOC113712204 gene encoding UDP-glycosyltransferase 90A1-like, with protein sequence MSLFISFLKATKLMKPHFEQTLNTLPNLTFMITDGFLHWTLDSAQKFSIPRLVFYGTGIYATTLVQVVGPTSLLQRGKSDTEEISFPGDDFPWIKFTRNDFDPKIAYPERDTEYFQLVLEHGRATMNSYGLLVNSFYELESIFLDYWNKKCVPRAWSIGPLCLAAQPSKSAGQKPSWIQWLDEKLPQKNPVLYISFGSQAEISKEQLEEVKIALEKSGVNFLWIVRGNDQSDSSDGFENRVKDRGIVVKEWIDQRQILDHKSVQGFLSHCGWNSVIESICAKVPILAWPMLAEQPLNAKMVVEEIKIGIGVKTCDGTLNGLVKWETLKMAVKELMEEESGKEVRKNAKEVGEIAIKAMEEGGSSRSSLSQVMNELSDLQAKRIA encoded by the coding sequence ATGTCtctatttatttcctttcttaaagccaccaaattgatgaaacccCACTTCGAACAAACCTTAAACACACTCCCAAACCTCACATTCATGATAACCGATGGCTTCCTACATTGGACACTTGACTCTGCCCAGAAGTTCAGTATCCCAAGGCTTGTTTTCTATGGTACAGGCATTTATGCCACGACTTTGGTTCAAGTTGTAGGCCCGACTTCTCTGCTCCAACGAGGAAAATCAGACACTGAAGAAATCAGTTTTCCTGGGGATGATTTTCCATGGATCAAGTTCACAAGAAATGACTTTGACCCAAAAATTGCCTATCCAGAACGTGATACTGAGTACTTCCAACTTGTCTTGGAGCATGGCAGAGCAACAATGAATAGCTATGGCCTTCTCGTCAACAGCTTCTACGAGCTTGAGTCCATTTTCCTGGACTATTGGAACAAAAAATGTGTCCCCAGAGCATGGTCAATTGGACCTCTCTGCCTAGCTGCCCAGCCGTCAAAATCAGCCGGCCAGAAACCTTCGTGGATTCAGTGGCTAGACGAAAAACTACCACAGAAGAATCCTGTTTTATACATTTCGTTTGGATCACAGGCAGAGATATCTAAGGAGCAATTGGAGGAGGTTAAAATCGCATTGGAGAAATCAGGAGTGAACTTTTTGTGGATTGTTAGAGGAAATGATCAGTCAGACTCGAGTGATGGTTTTGAAAACAGAGTCAAAGACCGGGGAATAGTAGTAAAAGAGTGGATTGATCAGAGACAAATTCTTGATCACAAAAGTGTTCAGGGATTTCTAAGTCACTGTGGATGGAACTCCGTGATCGAGAGCATATGTGCAAAAGTTCCGATATTGGCTTGGCCAATGTTGGCGGAGCAGCCACTGAATGCAAAGATGGTGGTGGAGGAGATAAAGATTGGGATAGGGGTGAAGACTTGTGACGGGACCTTGAATGGTTTGGTTAAATGGGAGACTTTGAAAATGGCTGTAAAAGAATTGATGGAAGAAGAGTCTGGAAAAGAGGTGAGGAAGAATGCGAAGGAAGTTGGTGAAATTGCCATCAAAGCTATGGAAGAGGGTGGATCATCTAGGAGCTCATTGAGTCAGGTCATGAATGAGTTGTCAGATTTGCAGGCAAAAAGAATTGCATGA
- the LOC140016202 gene encoding uncharacterized protein: MRAPPFTDDINEERLPPNFNLPSIPSYDSRGDPEDHIHVFISAFHLYCIPDPVICRAFPVFLQGTARKWFWGLEPRSISTLGELVERFLHRFISSRPTTRTSAYLLNMQQNPGKSLRSYVQRFHEESVQIPDPNEQVTIAAFTHGLVSGVFNTGIHKKYPRTLHELWLKVEKGIQAEDLNRMKKEVQAAHPRADPRRGKELGRSETGTGGGFQSPGRDRRSVFDRISKGKSPIPESELTPLNTTRSRVLSVMEQNNLGKAPLRWHETEDCNDLKREIENLIRQGHLKRFIRRGGRDENRRDKRGDQRRDERRTSRSSCRPPEDPRETKRPPETNFQVRGGPTGGDSQNSRKRNYRQANPKQAESNSRLSEVITYGPSDPVPAASSSHETLVIELLTNNYIVQKVYIDPGSSVDVMCLRTFESLKLAREHMTPVRTPLVGFGGHIVHPEGMVALTVTVGRHHRCRTIPVNFVVVKTDSPYNLLLGRPTLNALRAVYSTYHLNFKFPTPAGVAEISSDICAAQECYLVTLQATSPSTSSARPEKRSNILSIDCIDPQQAGKIPMMEAGDEVEEISLDPMKLDQTVRVDTGLPGPIKKEMVDILKEYRNVFAWAADVVQGVPQHLMIHELNVDPQIRPIKQKRRHIGPERSRAVGEEVDKLLPAKIIRVVQYPTWLSNPVMVKKDTGAWRMCVDFTDLNKACPKDCYPLPKIDTLVDSAMGYEILCFLDAFKGYHQIGMSQEDQEKTAFYTDQGTYCYTTMPFGLKNAGATYQRLVNQTFKVQIGRNVEIYVDDILLKSQTTSSFLSDLREVFEVLRKTRMMLNPKKCVFGVISGKFLGYLVSRRGIEANPDKVKVIQEMSPPRCIRDVQRLTGRLAALNRFLSQSASKALPFFKILKKADSFSWTKECQQAFEQLKEYLHHLPTLTSPRPGDKLFLYLSAAAEAVSAVLIREEGVQIPVYYVSRVLRGPETRYTQAEKLVLALIHAARRLKPYFLAHHICLRTDQPLRQVLSRPEASGRLTKWAIELGEYDLSYEPRTAIKAQALADFLAELTFDETNKASPITTPVTAELQRWILHVDGSSNSEGSGAGLLLEDPKGEICSYALRFDFAASNNEAEYEAVIAGLQLARKLGAAHILVYSDSQLVVCQILGEYEAKEEVMHRYLSKVLQLVAHFESFEIQRIPRSQNKRADALSRLASTSFSDLYKTVLVEVLAEPGYIGEVVYPIYPGDT, encoded by the exons ATGAGAGCTCCACCTTTTACCGACGATATCAACGAGGAAAGACTTCCTCCCAATTTCAATCTCCCCTCTATACCATCTTATGACAGCCGAGGTGATCCCGAGGATCACATCCATGTTTTCATCTCGGCCTTCCATTTATACTGCATCCCTGACCCTGTCATATGCCGAGCTTTTCCGGTATTCCTCCAGGGGACTGCTCGAAAATGGTTCTGGGGATTAGAACCTAGGAGCATCTCAACCCTGGGGGAATTGGTGGAAAGATTTCTCCATCGGTTCATCTCCTCCCGACCTACGACCAGGACCTCGGCTTACTTGCTGAACATGCAGCAGAACCCGGGAAAGTCACTTCGGTCGTATGTTCAGAGGTTCCATGAAGAAAGCGTTCAGATACCTGACCCCAATGAGCAGGTCACCATTGCTGCTTTCACCCATGGACTTGTGTCCGGGGTATTCAACACGGGGATCCACAAGAAGTATCCCCGCACACTCCACGAACTATGGTTGAAGGTCGAGAAGGGCATACAGGCCGAGGACCTCAACCGCATGAAGAAAGAAGTCCAAGCTGCCCATCCGAGGGCTGACCCCCGAAGAGGGAAGGAGCTTGGCCGAAGTGAAACGGGAACAGGAGGCGGCTTCCAGAGTCCAGGCCGAGATCGCCGCAGTGTATTTGACAGGATCTCCAAGGGGAAGTCACCCATCCCTGAGTCCGAACTGACTCCCCTGAACACCACCCGGTCTCGGGTGTTATCCGTAATGGAACAAAACAACCTCGGGAAGGCCCCCCTAAGAT GGCACGAAACCGAGGACTGTAACGATCTCAAAAGGGAGATCGAGAACCTCATTAGACAGGGGCACCTAAAGCGGTTCATCCGCCGAGGTGGACGTGATGAGAACCGACGTGACAAACGAGGTGACCAACGCCGAGACGAGAGGCGAACATCGAGAAGCAGTTGTAGACCCCCAGAGGATCCTAGGGAGACAAAAAGGCCTCCCGAGACGAATTTTCAGGTCAGGG GAGGTCCGACGGGAGGGGATAGTCAGAACTCCCGGAAGAGGAACTATAGACAGGCCAACCCGAAACAAGCCGAGTCAAATTCTCGACTATCCGAGGTAATCACTTACGGACCCAGTGACCCCGTCCCAGCTGCTTCGAGTAGCCACGAAACTTTGGTGATCGAATTGCTCACCAACAACTATATCGTCCAGAAGGTTTACATCGACCCAGGGAGCTCAGTGGATGTTATGTGCCTTCGTACATTCGAGAGCCTCAAGTTGGCCAGAGAGCACATGACCCCGGTGAGAACCCCTCTTGTAGGATTTGGGGGACACATTGTGCATCCAGAGGGAATGGTGGCCCTGACGGTGACCGTGGGGCGTCACCACCGTTGCCGAACTATCCCTGTGAATTTCGTAGTGGTTAAGACCGACTCCCCATACAACCTGCTCCTAGGTCGGCCCACGCTTAATGCTCTGCGGGCGGTATATTCCACCTACCACCTGAACTTTAAGTTTCCTACTCCCGCGGGGGTTGCCGAGATCAGCAGCGATATTTGTGCGGCCCAGGAGTGCTACCTCGTCACTCTACAAGCAACCTCCCCATCTACCTCCAGTGCGAGGCCCGAGAAGAGGTCAAATATCCTCTCTATAGATTGCATCGATCCTCAGCAGGCTGGGAAGATCCCTATGATGGAGGCTGGGGATGAGGTGGAAGAAATTTCCCTGGACCCCATGAAGCTTGATCAGACGGTCCGCGTCGACACCGGACTGCCCGGTCCGATTAAAAAAGAGATGGTGGACATCCTCAAAGAATACCGGAACGTCTTTGCCTGGGCCGCCGATGTGGTCCAAGGAGTCCCACAACACCTCATGATACATGAGCTGAACGTTGATCCCCAGATCCGCCCgattaaacagaaaagaagaCACATCGGCCCTGAACGGAGCCGAGCTGTCGGTGAAGAAGTGGACAAGCTCCTACCTGCAAAAATAATCCGGGTGGTCCAATATCCGACCTGGTTATCCAACCCGGTCATGGTCAAGAAGGACACCGGGGCTTGGAGGATGTGCGTCGACTTTACCGACCTCAACAAAGCTTGTCCCAAGGATTGCTACCCATTGCCCAAAATCGACACCTTGGTGGACTCGGCTATGGGTTATGAGATCCTCTGTTTTCTTGACGCCTTTAAGGGGTATCACCAGATAGGCATGAGTCAGGAAGATCAGGAGAAGACTGCCTTCTACACTGACCAAGGCACCTATTGCTACACCACGATGCCCTTTGGGCTAAAGAATGCCGGGGCCACGTATCAACGCTTGGTCAACCAAACTTTCAAAGTCCAGATCGGGCGAAATGTCGAAATCTACGTGGACGACATCCTCCTCAAGAGCCAGACGACCTCGTCCTTCCTCTCCGACCTGAGAGAAGTCTTTGAGGTCCTCCGGAAGACGCGGATGATGCTGAACCCCAAGAAATGCGTCTTCGGGGTCATTTCGGGGAAATTTCTGGGATACCTCGTCTCGAGACGGGGTATCGAAGCAAACCCAGACAAGGTGAAAGTAATTCAAGAAATGTCTCCACCTCGGTGCATCCGTGATGTCCAGAGGCTGACAGGGCGGTTGGCCGCCCTGAATCGATTCTTATCGCAATCAGCTTCCAAGGCGTTGCCATTTTTCAAGATCCTAAAAAAGGCGGACAGCTTCTCCTGGACCAAGGAATGTCAACAAGCCTTCGAACAACTGAAGGAATACCTTCATCATCTCCCAACACTCACCTCACCTCGTCCAGGGGACAAGTTATTCTTGTACTTATCTGCTGCAGCCGAAGCTGTAAGTGCCGTGTTGATAAGGGAAGAAGGTGTACAAATACCTGTTTATTATGTCAGCCGAGTCCTCCGAGGTCCGGAGACCAGATATACTCAGGCGGAGAAGCTCGTGCTGGCCTTAATCCATGCAGCCCGTAGGCTTAAGCCCTACTTCTTAGCCCACCACATCTGCTTGAGAACTGACCAACCACTTCGGCAAGTCTTATCACGGCCAGAGGCTTCTGGACGCCTCACCAAGTGGGCCATCGAACTGGGAGAGTACGACCTGTCTTACGAACCTCGTACCGCAATCAAGGCTCAGGCTCTCGCAGACTTTCTAGCTGAGCTCACTTTTGATGAGACAAATAAAGCCTCTCCGATTACCACCCCAGTTACTGCCGAGCTTCAACGCTGGATCTTGCATGTGGACGGTTCGTCCAATAGCGAGGGCAGTGGGGCAGGTTTGCTCCTCGAAGACCCCAAAGGAGAAATATGTTCATATGCTCTGAGATTTGACTTCGCTGCTTCCAACAATGAAGCTGAATACGAAGCTGTTATTGCCGGCCTGCAGCTAGCTCGTAAGCTCGGTGCCGCGCACATCTTGGTCTATAGTGACTCCCAACTCGTCGTGTGCCAAATACTAGGCGAATACGAGGCCAAGGAAGAGGTGATGCATCGCTACCTCTCCAAAGTCCTCCAGCTGGTGGCACACTTCGAGTCTTTCGAAATCCAAAGGATACCGCGGTCACAGAACAAGAGGGCAGATGCCCTCTCCCGGCTCGCTTCTACCTCTTTTTCTGACCTGTACAAAACGGTTCTTGTGGAGGTCTTAGCCGAGCCGGGATATATTGGGGAAGTCGTATATCCCATTTATCCAGGGGACACCTGA